The stretch of DNA GATGATCTTGTAGCGGACACCAGGAAGGTCCTTCACACGGCCACCGCGGACCAGCACGATGGAGTGCTCCTGCAGGTTGTGGCCCTCGCCCGGAATGTAGGCGGTGACCTCGATCCCGCTGGTGAGGCGCACACGGGCCACCTTACGAAGCGCGGAGTTCGGCTTCTTCGGGGTGGTGGTGTACACACGCGTGCAAACGCCACGGCGCTGGGGGGAGCCCTTCAGCGCGGGCGTCTTGTTCTTCTCGACCTTGTCCTGCCGGCCCTTTCGGACCAGCTGCTGGATCGTAGGCACCGTTTCTCCGTTTTCTGTGTGCCAAGGCTGCGTAAAACTAACCTGCGGTGACCCCAACTCTCCGACCCACGCGGTCGGGTGTGTTGAGCCTCTTGGAGGAGGAATCGCGGAATCCCGTGAGCTGATGTGCACAGCGACGGCGCTCGCGACACCGGAGTACTGCGTACTCCGGCGGCATCGGCCGGTGTGCTTGCACGCACAAGGACCCGGGGACACCCCAGGCACAAGGTCAGAGCGTACCTAGCGCATCGGCGCCGGTCAAAACAAATGCAACGCCGCAGCTCGGCGCCGACGGGGACGGGACACCCGAGTGGCGCAACGGGGTAGCTGCCGTCTTACCACAGACGGCCGCTCCGGGCGAGCCGGGACCACCTGGCGAGCCGGATCCGCGGCGGGCCGCGGGGCAGCCGGCCCGCGACCGGTCAGTGGCCGCCCGCGAACACGGCGACCAGGGCCAGCAGCGCCCAGCCGGCGACCGAGATCCAGCCGAGCACCAGGGCGGCCGTGACCAGGCCCTCACCCTCCTGGCGGCGCTGCTTGAGCTGCCGGGACGCGATGTGGCCGGTGATCACCGCGGGCAGGCCCAGCAGGCCCATGGTGGGCAGGCAGAGCACGCCGAGCACCAGCGAGGCCACCGCCATCGGGTTGGTGGGCGCCTTCGGCGGCGCGGCAGGGAAGAAGGTCTGCGGCACACCCGGCGGGAGACCGCCCAGCGGGCCGGCCGGGAGGTCGGCGGTGAGCTGGGCCAGCTCGCCGTAGGTCTTGGCCGCACTGGCCCAGTCGAACCGCTGGGAGTACTCCTCGGCGGTCAGCCGGCCCTCGGCGTAGGCGGCCTTGAGCACGTCCACCGCCCGGTCGCGGTCGGTCTGCGCGGCACGCATCCCCGGATGGGGCTGCGGAGGCTGACCCCACGGCTGCACGTCCACCAGGCACCTCCCACGGCGACGGGACGCCCCGTGCGCCCCCACTGTCATGGTGCAGGACGAACGGGCCCGCGCGTTAGTTGCAACCCGGGCGCGCCGACGGGGCACGGATCCACCCGAACGGCGGCGACACACCGGCCGACCGGCGGATTCCGGCCCGGCGGCGGGCGGTGAGAGGCTGTCGGCGAAGAGGCTCCGGACCCCAGTCCGGACCAGGCACCAAGCAGGGGGACCAGCGCCATGCAGGCGACCACACCACCGACCGCCGCCGTGAGCATCCACAACCTGTGGAAGCGCTTCGGCGAGCACACCGCCGTCGCCGGGCTCACCCTCGACCTGCCGGCGGGCTCCTTCATCGGTCTGGTCGGCCCCAACGGCGCCGGCAAGACCACCACCCTGTCGATGGCCACCGGCCTGCTCCGCCCCGACCACGGCACCGTGCTGGTGCACGGCGCCGACGTCTGGGCCGACCCGGTGGCGGTCAAGGCCCGGATCGGCATCCTGCCGGAGGGCCTGCGGATGTTCGAGCGCCTCAGCGGGCGCGAACTGCTCCAGTACAACGGCCGGTTGCGCGGCCTGCCGGGCGCCGAGGTGGACCGCCGGGCCGAGGAGCTGCTCACCGTGCTCGACCTGCTCGGCGCCGCCGACAAGCTGGTGGCCGACTACTCCACCGGCATGCGCAAGAAGATCGGCCTGGCCGCCGCGCTGCTGCACAACCCCGACGTGCTCTTCCTCGACGAGCCGTTCGAGGGCGTGGACCCGGTCTCGGCCCAGACCATCCGGGGCGTGCTCAAGCGGTACGCCGCGGCCGGCTCCACCGTGGTCTTCTCCAGCCACGTGATGGAGCTGGTCGAGCAGCTCTGCGACTGGGTGGCCGTGGTGAACGCCGGTCAGATCATCGCCCAGGGTCCACTGGACGCCGTCCGCGGCGACCGCTCGCTGCACTCCGTCTTCCTGGAGCTGATCGGCGTCCGCGAGGACGACGGCGCGGCCCTCGGCTGGCTCGGCGGCGCCGCCGCCCACGACCCCGCGGGTGGCGAGCGATGAGCCGCACCGACCTCGGGGCCGACCCGGCCGCCCGGCCGGCGGATCGCCACCCCCTGCCGGCCGACCGCGAGGTCGTCCGCACGCTCGTCCGGCTCAAGCTCCGGCTGCTCGCCAACGGCCTGCGGCGCAGCCCGCAGCGCCGGGCGGTCTACCTGGTGGGCACCGGCATCGGCCTGCTGTTCGTCGGGCTGATCGCCACGGCCTTCGCCTTCCTGCACGGGCACGCGGGCGCGGCCGACGCCGCCGCGCTGCTGGTCTCCGGGATGACCCTGTCCTGGGCCGCGCTGCCGCTCTTCCTGTTCAGCACCGACGAGAGCGCCGACCCGACCCGGCTCACCATGCTGCCGCTGCGCCCGCGCGCCATGCTGCGCGGCACCCTGCTCGGCGCGCTGATCGGGCCCGGCCCGGTGCTCACCACCCTGCTGCTGACCGGCGCGGTGATCGCCGCCGCCACCGGCGCGGCGGCCGTGCCGTTCGCGGTGCTCGGGGTGCCGCTCGCGCTGGTCACCCTGGTCACGCTCTCCCGGGCCGTCGCGGCCGGCAACGCCCGGCTGCTCTCCTCCCGCCGGGGCAAGGACTTCGCGATCTTCGGCGGCCTGCTCTTCGCGCTGCTGATCCAGGGCGGCAACATCCTTTCGCAGAGCGTCCTCGGCGGGAAGGGCTCCCTGGACCTCTCCGGGCTGCACCCGGTGGCGAGCGTGCTGCGCTGGGTGCCGCCGGTCAGCGCGATCGACGCCGCGCGCAGCGCCGGGGACGGCGCCTACGGCACCGCCGTGGCCCAGCTCGCGCTGGCCGCCGCGCTGCTGGCGCTGCTGCTGCGCTGGTGGGGCGGCACGCTCCAGCAGCTGATGGTGACGGCCGACGCCTCCACCCAGATCGACACCGCCTCGGTCTCCCGCTCCCGGCTCACCGGCATCCTGCCGCCCGGCCGGGCCGGCGCGGCGATGCAGCGGCACCTGCGGTACGCCTGGCGCGAGCCCCGGGCCAAGGCCGCCGTCTTCACCAGCATCGGCATGACGCTGGTCTTCTGCGTGCTCTCGGTGGTGCAGGGCTGGAGCTCGGTGTACGTGGTCGCGGTGGCCGGGCTGATGCTCGGGCTGCAGATGGTCAACCTGTTCGGCATGGACGGCTCGGCGTTCTGGATGGTCGCCTCGACCATCGCCACCCGGCGGGACGCCCGGGACGAGCTGCGCGGCCGGGCGCTCGCGGTGGTCGCGTACGCGGTGCCCAGCGTGCTGGTGCTGGCCCTGGTCCTGGCCGCCGCCACCGGCCAGTGGGGGCAGCTGCCCGCCGCCTTCGGCCTCACCCTGGCCGGCCTCGGCTCGGGCCTCGGCCTGGGCGCGATGCTCAGCGTGCTCGCGCCGTACACCATGCCCGCCGACAGCAACCCGATGCGCAACGCCGCGCCCGGCCAGAGCGGGGTGGTGCTGCTCAACAGCTTCGGCTCGATGGTCGGGGTGGCCGTGCTGACCGCCCCGGTCGGCGTCCTGCTGGGCGTGCTGGCCGGCACCGACTCCCCCACCTGGCCGGTGCTGCTGGTCGGCCCGCTGTACGGCGCCCTGCTGGCCGTGGTCGGGGTCCGGACGGCCGCCGAGCGGCTGCTGCAAAGGCTGCCGGAGATCCTCGCGGTGGCGGTGGAGCGCAGCAGCTGACACCGTGCCCCGGCGCTCCGGCCGGCCGGAGGCCGGTGCCCGTGGCTGCACCGCCCGGGCGGGCCGCCGCGCCCGGCCTATCGGCGCCGCTGCGCCTGGTCCCGACCCTCCGTTCCCCGCCCCCGTCTGCCCGGCCCGCCGCCCGGGCGGCCGCACCCGGCATCATTGGCGGGGTGGGCCGGAGCGAGGGAGAGCGTGGCGTGAACGAGCAAGGCGGGACGGAGGCGCTGCTGGCGCAGGCCGTCCAGGACGTGGTCGCCGCGCAGCCCAAGCGCCTGGACCGGGCGCTGGACGGCGGGGCCTCGCTGCTCGCGGCCTCGGCCGAGCGGTGGCCGGCGGTGAGCCGGGCGGTGCTCGGGCACGCCGAGCAGGCCGTCGGCCGGGCCTGGACGGTGGGCTGGCGGCCGGCCGATCTGGTCCGGGTGGTGCGGCGCTCGCTCGGCCCGGTGCACCTGGCGCTCGCGGTGGACCTGATCGCCGCCGAGGGCCGCCGCCACGGCGCCGCCACGCTGGACCGGCGCTGGCAGGAGCAGCTGCGCGAGCTCGCCGTGGAGGTCTGGTGGGGCCCGGACGAGGCGTACCTGGGCGAGTTCGCCGCCCGGCACCGGCTGGACCGCTTCGCGCTGGCCACCGCCGTGCTGGAGCTCTTCCGGGCCTGGGCCGTGCTGCCGCCGATCACCCCGGTCGGCCCGGCGCCGGGCGCCACCCCGGCCCGTCCGGTCGGCCCGGTGGAGGGCGAGCCCCGGATGCTCTCCCGGATCCGCGCGCTGCTGGCCAAGGCCGAGTCCACCGAGTACCCGGAGGAGGCCGAGGCGCTCACCGCCAAGGCCCAGCAGCTGATGGCCCAGCACTCGATCGACGAGGCCCTGCTGGCCGTGGGGCGGCCGACCGCCGCCACCCCGGCGGCGCTGCGGATCGGTGTGGACAACCCGTACGAGAGCCCGAAGACGATGCTGCTGGACGCGGTGGCGGGGGCCAACCGCTGCCGGGTGGTCTGGGCGAAGGAGTTCGGCTTCTGCACCATCGTCGGCTTCGACGGTGACCTGGACGGGGTGGAGCTGCTCTACACCTCGCTGCTGGTGCAGGCGACGTCGGCGATGCACCGGGCCGGCAGCCGGCAGCACCTGGACGGCGCCTCCCGCACCAAGGCGTTCCGCCAGTCCTTCCTGGTCGCCTACGCGGCGCGGATCCGCGAGCGCCTGGCGGCCGCCACCGAGGAGGCCACCCGGGCCACCGAGGACTCCCGGCTGCTGCCCGCGCTGGCCGCCCGGGAGGCCGCCGTGGACCGGACCATCACCCGGATGTTCCCCAAGCTCACCGCCCAGCGCGTCCGGGTCTCCGACGGCGAGGGCTGGACGGCCGGGCGGGCCGCCGCCGACCGGGCCGACCTGCACGGCCGCAAGGGCGCCATCCGGCGCTGAGGCCCGGGCCGGCTGACGGAAATTGCTCGCGCCGGGGCGGGCGGGCCCGTAGCGTCCGGTGGCATGAGCCGTGACGCCGCGCCCCGCCGCCCCCTGATCGCCGCCCTCACCGGGGCCGGCATCTCCACCGACTCCGGGATCCCGGACTACCGGGGGCCGAACGGGCTCTGGCGGCGGGAGCCGGGGGCCGAGAAGCTGGTCACCTACCAGTACTACGTCGCCGACCCGGAGATCCGCCGCCGCTCCTGGCTGCTGCGTCAGGAGGCGGAGACGCTGACCGCCGAGCCGAACGCGGGCCACCGCGCGCTGGTGGAGCTGGAGCGGGCCGGGGTGCCGCTGCGGGTGCTGACCCAGAACGTGGACGGGCTGCACCAGCGGGCCGGGCTGCCCGACCGCAAGGTGTTCGAGCTGCACGGCACCGCCCAGGAGGTGGACTGCCTCGACTGCGCGGCCCGCACCCCGATGGCCGAGGCGCTGGCCCGGGTCGCGGCCGGCGAGCCCGACCCGGCCTGCCTGGCCTGCGGCGGAGTGCTCAAGCCCGCCACCGTGATGTTCGGCGAGCTGCTCGACACCGAGCTGCTGGCCAAGGCCGAGTCGGTGGCCCAGGCCAGCCAGCTCTTCCTGGCGATCGGCTCCACCCTCCAGGTGTATCCGGTGGCCGGCCTGGTCCGCCTCGCCGCCGAGGCCGGCGCCCGGCTGGTGATCGTCAACGCCGAGGAGACCCCGTACGACCACCTCGCCGAGGAGGTGATCCGCGAGCCGATCTCCACCGCGCTGCCCGCGCTGGTCGGCCGCGTGCTGGCCGGGGAGTTCGGCTGAGGGCGGTGCGTACGATGGCGCCGCTCTGACGTGTCGTGACGGTCGTGACGAGAGGGGTGTGGTCGAGGTGCTGGGGTTCGATCCGGGGTCGGCGGCGTTCGTGGCCGAGCCGTACCAGGCGTACGCGGCGCTGCGGGAGCGGGCGCCGGTGGTGCGGTACGAGCCGACCGGGCAGTGGCTCGTCCCGCGGTACGCCGAGGTCAACGCGCTGCTGCGGGACAGGCGGCTCGGCCGCAGCTACACCCACCGGTTCAGCCACGCCGAGTTCGGCCGCCCCGAGCCGGATCCGGCGCACGAGCCGTTCCACACCCTGAACGACCACGGCCTGCTCGACCTGGAGGGCCCCGACCACACCCGGATCCGCCGCCTGGTCACCAAGGTCTTCACCCCGCGGACGGTCGAGGCGCTGCGCCCGACGGTGGCCGCGCTGGCCGGCGAGCTGGTCGACGGCCTGCTGGCGGCCGGCGGCGGCGATCTGATCGCCGAGGTGGCCGAGCCGCTGCCGGTGGCCGTGATCGCCGAGCTGCTCGGCGTGCCGGCCGCCGACCGGGGCCTGCTGCGGCCCTGGTCGTCCGCGATCACCGGCATGTTCGAGCTCGACCCGACGCCGGAGACGGCCCGCCGCGCGGTGGCGGCCAGCACCGAGTTCTCCGACTACCTGCGCGGGCTGATCCGGCTGCGCCGCACCGACCCCGGGGCGGATCTGCTCAGCGAGCTCGTCCAGGCCCACGACGAGGGCGAGGCGCTCACCGAGCAGGAGCTGATCTCCACCTGCGTGCTGCTGCTCAACGCCGGCCACGAGGCCACCGTCAACACCACCGGCAACGGCTGGTGGGCGCTCTTCCGCCACCCCGGCGAGTTGGCCCGGCTGCGCGGCGCGGTGGACGGGCTGCTGCCCACCGCCGTGGAGGAGCTGATGCGCTGGGACACCCCGCTGCAGCTCTTCGAGCGCTGGGTGCTCGACGAGATCGAGATCGGCGGGGTGACCATCCCGCGCGGCGCCGAGGTCGCCCTGCTCTTCGGCTCCGCCAACCGCGACCCGGCCCGCTTCACCGACCCGGACCGGCTCGACCTCGCCCGCGCCGACAACCCGCACATCTCCTTCGGTGCCGGCGCCCACTTCTGCCTCGGCGCCCCGCTGGCCCGGCTCGAACTCACCGAGTCCTTCGGCGCCCTGCTCCGCCGGGCCCCGGGCCTGCGGCTGGTCCGGGAGCCGTCCTGGCAGCCCGGGTACGTGATCCGGGGCCTGCGCGAGCTCGTCGTCGAGGTCTAGCCCGCCGGGGTGTCCAGGTGGACCAGGCCGGAGACGCTGAAGATCAGGATGGTGTCGACGGTGGCCGGGTGGGTGGCGGCCGGGTGCGGGAAGGTGATGCTCGGGCCCTGCGCGCCGCCGAACTCGGCGGTCTCGCCCGGCTTGATCAGCACCCCGGCCGAGGTGAGCGCGTGCTCGGGCCCCTGGCTCCCGGCGAGGGTGGCCCGGCCGTCCGGCGCCGTGCTCACCATCGACAGGTGCTCGGCCACCTGGCCTTCGTTGCGCACGGTCAGCGTGAGCGCCCCACCCGCGAGCTTCGCGCCGGTCAGCTCCAGGTGCGACCGCGGCCCCTGCACCGAGAGCACCCCCGGGGTGGCCGGCCGGAGGGTAGCGGCGGGCGCAGCCGCGCCGGAAGAGCAACCGGTCGCCAGCAGGGCCGTGGCACCGGCGGCAGCCACCAGCGCGAGGGCCCGGCGGAGAACGGTGGGGTGGGCCGTGGCAGTCATGGCCACCAGTATGAGCACCCTTACGCCCACCCCGGCCGCTGCCCCACCGCTCCCACCGCTCCCACCGCTCCCGCCGCTCCCGCCGCTGCGGCGGCGGCGGCGGCGGCGACGACGGCGGCGACGGCTGCGGCGACGGCGACGGCGACGGCTGCGGCGGCGACGGCGACGGCTGCGGCGGCGACGGCGACGGCGGCGACGGCGACGGCTGCGGCTGCGGCTGCGGCGGCGACGGCGACGGCGGCTGCGGCGACGGCGGCGACGGCGGCTGCGGCGACGGCCTGACCGGTCGGCTGCCCGGCTGACGGACTGACCGGCTGACCGACTGCCTGACCGGTCGGCTGCCCGACTGACCGACTGCCTGACCGGTCAGCTGCCCGACGGGCCGACGGGCCGACGGGCCGACGGGCCGAGCCTCCCGCTTGCTCGCCAGCCGCCCCACCGACCCGCTGCCGCCGACCTACCTGCTCACCGCTCCTGCCGGACCGCCTCAGGCCGGGTAGCGGGCCGCGAGACCGTCCCGGGTGCCGGTGGTGAACGTCGCCACCAGGTCCTCGGCCACCTGGAGGATCACCTCGCGGCCCTCGACCACCGAGGTCCACTCCGCCGGGAGGCCGGCCTCGCCGTACGCGGCGCCGACCAGGTTGCCGCAGACCGCTCCGGTCGAGTCGCTGTCGCCCGAGTGGTTGGCCGCGAGGATCACGGCCTGGCGGGCGTCGGCTCCGGCGAGGGCCGCGTAGACGGCGATGGCCAGGCACTCCTCGGCGACCCAGCCGAGGCCGACCCGCTCCACCGACTCGGAGCTCGGCGTGCCCTCGGCCGCGATGGCGACGGCCCGGCGGAGGGCGGCCACGGTCTCCTCGGCCGAGGGGTGCGCCGCCGTCTGCTCGATCGTCGCGGCGACGGCCTCGGGCAGCTGCGCCCCGGCCGCCACCCGGCTGGTCAGGGCCGCGAAGGCCCCGGCGGCGAGGTAGCCGGTCGGGTGGCCGTGGGTCAACTGGGCCGCCTGGGCGGCGAGTTCGAAGGAGGCCTCCGGCCCGAGCCCGATCAGCCCGAAGGGGGCCGACCGCATCACCGTGCCGCACCCCTTGGAGTGGGCGTTGACCGGGCCGGGCTCGCCGAGCGCCGCCGGGGGCGTGAACTCGCGGTGGTACTCCAGGCCGCTCAGGCAGGCGTTGCCGGGGGCGCGGCGGGCGTAGAGGAAGGGCTGCTCGGCCAGCCAGCCGTCCGGGGCGGTGGGCGCCTCGTCGTACTGGGTGCGCAGCCAGCGCTGGTACGCGGCGTGCAGCGCGGCCACCGGCGGCCGGGTCTCGTGCAGCCGCCCACGGATCAGGCCCTCGGCGGTGAAGAGCGTCATCTGGGTGTCGTCGGTGACCTGCCCGTGCTTGGGCAGCTCGGTGATGCCCTCCGGCCCGTACTCGTCCCGGATCCGCTCCAGCACCTGGAACTCCACCGGCCACCCGAGGGCGTCCCCGACCGCCCCGCCCAACAACGAACCCCGTACCCGCGCGATGAACTCGACCATGCCGCCGAGCCTATCCACTGCCCGGCGCTTCCCATGCCCCGCGCTTCCTAGAATGGAGCGTGGACGAGATGACGGCCTGGCTGGGCTCCCTGACTCCCGAGCGGCTGGCCGCACTGGCGGCGCAGCGCGGCCTGCCCCAGGTGCCCGGCGCCGCCCCCGCCACCCCCGAGCACCTCGCCACCCAGCTGCTCGGCGCCAACTCCGTTCTCACCGCGATGAGTTCGCTCAACCGTCCGGAGCTCCAGACCCTCACCGCGGTGGCGGCGCTGGCCGCCCGGCTGCACGGCCCGGCCGCCACCGACCAGCACGGGCCGGTCGGGTTCGCCGGCACGGGCCCGGTGCGGCGGGCCCCGGCGGGCCGGGCGCCGGAGCCCGGGGAGCGGCTGGTGCCGAGAGCCCTGCTGCTGGCCGAGTTGGGCCCGGCGGCCGAGCCGGTGCTGGCCCGGCTGGTGGCGCAGGCGCTGGTGCTGCCGGTGGCCGGTGAGCAGCTGGCCGTGCCGGCCGTGCTGCACCGCAGGGCCGCCGAACTCCAGGGCCTGGGAAGGCCGTTGGCGCAGCTGCTGCCCGCCGCGCACCGGGCCGCCGAGCTGCGGCGGATCGCCCGCACCCTCGGGCTGCCCGATCTCCCGCAGGACGCCTCCGACCCACTTGCCGACCAGCAGACCGCACGGCTCCTCGAACGGCTCATCGCCGCCCTCGGCGAGGCCGAGCGGCTGCGGCGGCTGGTGGCGCAAGCGCCGCCGGAGGCCGTGGAGTTGCTCGACGTCCTGCTGCCCGGGCCGCCCCGGGTACGGGTCGGCTGCTTCGCGCCGGATCCGGGCACCCACGGCAAGTACCTGCTGAGCGACGGCAGTTCGGTCGATCCGGGTGAGCACTGGCTGGCTGCGCGCGGCCTGCTGTTGCCGGTCGGGGGCGGGCTGGCCGAGCTGCCGTACGAGATCGGTGCGGCCCTGCGCGGCGACACCCCGCTGCCGTTCACCCCCACGCCGCCGGCCCCGCCGACCCACCCGCTGACCAGCCGTCAGCCGGGCCGGGCCCAGGCCGCGGCCGCCGAGGCGGCCGGCCGGGCCGAGCTGCTGCTGCGCACCACGGCCGCCGAGCCGCCGGCCCTGCGCCGCACCGGCGGCCTGGCCGTCCGCGACGCCAAGGCGCTGGCCAAGGCCCTCGCCACCGACGAGCGCGAGACCCGGCTCTGGATCGACCTCGCCGCCAACGCCGCCCTGCTCGCCCCCCACCGGATGCCCGACGGCACCCTCCGGCTGCTCCCCACCGAGCGGTACGACGCCTGGCTGGCCGCCACCCCCGCCGAGCGTCTGGTGCCGCTGCTCGCCACCTGGGCCGTCACCCCGGCGGTCTTCACCCGCTCCCCGGAGGGCGGCGCACTGGCCACCCCGGACGACCCCACCGCCGTCCCGCTCCGCCGCTCCGCGCTGGAGCTCCTGGCCGCCCTTCCCCCGGGCCGAGGCCTGGCCGCACCCTCCGCCGAGACGACCCCCGTGCACCACGTCCGCGACGCCCTCGCCTGGCAGCAGCCGCTCCTCCCGGCCCCGGACCCGGCGGCCGTGGCCGCCACCCTCGCCGAGGCCGACCTGCTCGGCCTGGCCGCCGAGGGCG from Kitasatospora sp. MMS16-BH015 encodes:
- a CDS encoding ABC transporter ATP-binding protein, whose amino-acid sequence is MQATTPPTAAVSIHNLWKRFGEHTAVAGLTLDLPAGSFIGLVGPNGAGKTTTLSMATGLLRPDHGTVLVHGADVWADPVAVKARIGILPEGLRMFERLSGRELLQYNGRLRGLPGAEVDRRAEELLTVLDLLGAADKLVADYSTGMRKKIGLAAALLHNPDVLFLDEPFEGVDPVSAQTIRGVLKRYAAAGSTVVFSSHVMELVEQLCDWVAVVNAGQIIAQGPLDAVRGDRSLHSVFLELIGVREDDGAALGWLGGAAAHDPAGGER
- a CDS encoding DUF2786 domain-containing protein encodes the protein MLAQAVQDVVAAQPKRLDRALDGGASLLAASAERWPAVSRAVLGHAEQAVGRAWTVGWRPADLVRVVRRSLGPVHLALAVDLIAAEGRRHGAATLDRRWQEQLRELAVEVWWGPDEAYLGEFAARHRLDRFALATAVLELFRAWAVLPPITPVGPAPGATPARPVGPVEGEPRMLSRIRALLAKAESTEYPEEAEALTAKAQQLMAQHSIDEALLAVGRPTAATPAALRIGVDNPYESPKTMLLDAVAGANRCRVVWAKEFGFCTIVGFDGDLDGVELLYTSLLVQATSAMHRAGSRQHLDGASRTKAFRQSFLVAYAARIRERLAAATEEATRATEDSRLLPALAAREAAVDRTITRMFPKLTAQRVRVSDGEGWTAGRAAADRADLHGRKGAIRR
- a CDS encoding DUF1707 and DUF4190 domain-containing protein, which codes for MRAAQTDRDRAVDVLKAAYAEGRLTAEEYSQRFDWASAAKTYGELAQLTADLPAGPLGGLPPGVPQTFFPAAPPKAPTNPMAVASLVLGVLCLPTMGLLGLPAVITGHIASRQLKQRRQEGEGLVTAALVLGWISVAGWALLALVAVFAGGH
- a CDS encoding ADP-ribosylglycohydrolase family protein, which produces MVEFIARVRGSLLGGAVGDALGWPVEFQVLERIRDEYGPEGITELPKHGQVTDDTQMTLFTAEGLIRGRLHETRPPVAALHAAYQRWLRTQYDEAPTAPDGWLAEQPFLYARRAPGNACLSGLEYHREFTPPAALGEPGPVNAHSKGCGTVMRSAPFGLIGLGPEASFELAAQAAQLTHGHPTGYLAAGAFAALTSRVAAGAQLPEAVAATIEQTAAHPSAEETVAALRRAVAIAAEGTPSSESVERVGLGWVAEECLAIAVYAALAGADARQAVILAANHSGDSDSTGAVCGNLVGAAYGEAGLPAEWTSVVEGREVILQVAEDLVATFTTGTRDGLAARYPA
- a CDS encoding cytochrome P450, with amino-acid sequence MVEVLGFDPGSAAFVAEPYQAYAALRERAPVVRYEPTGQWLVPRYAEVNALLRDRRLGRSYTHRFSHAEFGRPEPDPAHEPFHTLNDHGLLDLEGPDHTRIRRLVTKVFTPRTVEALRPTVAALAGELVDGLLAAGGGDLIAEVAEPLPVAVIAELLGVPAADRGLLRPWSSAITGMFELDPTPETARRAVAASTEFSDYLRGLIRLRRTDPGADLLSELVQAHDEGEALTEQELISTCVLLLNAGHEATVNTTGNGWWALFRHPGELARLRGAVDGLLPTAVEELMRWDTPLQLFERWVLDEIEIGGVTIPRGAEVALLFGSANRDPARFTDPDRLDLARADNPHISFGAGAHFCLGAPLARLELTESFGALLRRAPGLRLVREPSWQPGYVIRGLRELVVEV
- a CDS encoding transporter — protein: MSRTDLGADPAARPADRHPLPADREVVRTLVRLKLRLLANGLRRSPQRRAVYLVGTGIGLLFVGLIATAFAFLHGHAGAADAAALLVSGMTLSWAALPLFLFSTDESADPTRLTMLPLRPRAMLRGTLLGALIGPGPVLTTLLLTGAVIAAATGAAAVPFAVLGVPLALVTLVTLSRAVAAGNARLLSSRRGKDFAIFGGLLFALLIQGGNILSQSVLGGKGSLDLSGLHPVASVLRWVPPVSAIDAARSAGDGAYGTAVAQLALAAALLALLLRWWGGTLQQLMVTADASTQIDTASVSRSRLTGILPPGRAGAAMQRHLRYAWREPRAKAAVFTSIGMTLVFCVLSVVQGWSSVYVVAVAGLMLGLQMVNLFGMDGSAFWMVASTIATRRDARDELRGRALAVVAYAVPSVLVLALVLAAATGQWGQLPAAFGLTLAGLGSGLGLGAMLSVLAPYTMPADSNPMRNAAPGQSGVVLLNSFGSMVGVAVLTAPVGVLLGVLAGTDSPTWPVLLVGPLYGALLAVVGVRTAAERLLQRLPEILAVAVERSS
- a CDS encoding Sir2 family NAD-dependent protein deacetylase translates to MSRDAAPRRPLIAALTGAGISTDSGIPDYRGPNGLWRREPGAEKLVTYQYYVADPEIRRRSWLLRQEAETLTAEPNAGHRALVELERAGVPLRVLTQNVDGLHQRAGLPDRKVFELHGTAQEVDCLDCAARTPMAEALARVAAGEPDPACLACGGVLKPATVMFGELLDTELLAKAESVAQASQLFLAIGSTLQVYPVAGLVRLAAEAGARLVIVNAEETPYDHLAEEVIREPISTALPALVGRVLAGEFG
- the rpsL gene encoding 30S ribosomal protein S12, coding for MPTIQQLVRKGRQDKVEKNKTPALKGSPQRRGVCTRVYTTTPKKPNSALRKVARVRLTSGIEVTAYIPGEGHNLQEHSIVLVRGGRVKDLPGVRYKIIRGSLDTQGVKNRKQARSRYGAKKEK
- a CDS encoding helicase-associated domain-containing protein, encoding MTAWLGSLTPERLAALAAQRGLPQVPGAAPATPEHLATQLLGANSVLTAMSSLNRPELQTLTAVAALAARLHGPAATDQHGPVGFAGTGPVRRAPAGRAPEPGERLVPRALLLAELGPAAEPVLARLVAQALVLPVAGEQLAVPAVLHRRAAELQGLGRPLAQLLPAAHRAAELRRIARTLGLPDLPQDASDPLADQQTARLLERLIAALGEAERLRRLVAQAPPEAVELLDVLLPGPPRVRVGCFAPDPGTHGKYLLSDGSSVDPGEHWLAARGLLLPVGGGLAELPYEIGAALRGDTPLPFTPTPPAPPTHPLTSRQPGRAQAAAAEAAGRAELLLRTTAAEPPALRRTGGLAVRDAKALAKALATDERETRLWIDLAANAALLAPHRMPDGTLRLLPTERYDAWLAATPAERLVPLLATWAVTPAVFTRSPEGGALATPDDPTAVPLRRSALELLAALPPGRGLAAPSAETTPVHHVRDALAWQQPLLPAPDPAAVAATLAEADLLGLAAEGALTPTGHAVLGLLRAGAARHFPAVPGAGPDLSRHPALAEAVSRLREALTGQLPPPQRTARYQADLTALVAGRPAPALAELLDAVADRESEGQAVVWRFGPASVRRALDAGADPVELVAGLEAVAEGGHRLPQPLAYLIADTARTHGRIRVVETACCLCSTDEALVLELAHSRALAPLGLRRIAPTVLLTAVSAAETLAGLRAAGYAPVLEAGTGTTLVERTPVLRSTSQLPELRP